A genome region from Clostridium sp. JN-9 includes the following:
- a CDS encoding aminotransferase class I/II-fold pyridoxal phosphate-dependent enzyme, whose amino-acid sequence MKINNRMNTIKEYHFKKIEENKKVLINQGKEIIDLSIGDPDLPVEKSIVQALENALCTKNYNNYPPYDGIIQLKNEIINYYKQVFNVSLVREEVLILIGSKEGISNIIPAVCDFGDTLIMPEPAYPVYETCSRLWGTEPYTIPLKESHGYLPDLSAIPDNIRRKAKLFFINYPNNPTGAIANDYFYKYIVNYCIDNDIVLCNDGAYNEIIMEKRQPLSLLQFDPDKKFIEFGSFSKTYNMTGFRIGYVVGNRNIIDAICKVKSNLDSGQFIPIQLAAVAALKLDRNYVDRVRKVYDKRREIAISILNEKNIKVFSGGGTFYIWCKIPHNYTTDEFCEELLDQNGLIVTPGYCFGNSGYGYFRISLTKSCGEIEKTLKKLKKYE is encoded by the coding sequence ATGAAAATAAATAACAGAATGAATACTATTAAGGAATATCATTTTAAAAAAATTGAAGAAAATAAAAAAGTTCTTATTAATCAAGGAAAAGAAATTATTGATTTAAGCATTGGAGATCCTGATCTGCCAGTGGAAAAATCAATTGTACAGGCACTGGAAAATGCTTTATGTACTAAAAATTACAATAATTATCCTCCATATGACGGTATTATTCAGCTAAAGAATGAGATTATAAATTACTATAAACAGGTATTTAATGTGTCCCTGGTTCGGGAAGAAGTTCTTATTCTTATTGGGTCAAAAGAAGGAATAAGCAATATTATACCTGCTGTATGTGACTTTGGAGATACATTAATTATGCCAGAACCAGCATATCCTGTATATGAAACCTGTTCAAGACTATGGGGAACAGAACCATACACTATACCATTAAAGGAATCACATGGATATCTTCCAGATTTAAGTGCTATTCCAGATAATATAAGAAGGAAAGCTAAATTATTTTTCATTAATTATCCAAATAACCCCACAGGAGCAATAGCAAATGATTATTTTTATAAGTATATAGTTAATTATTGTATAGATAATGATATAGTGTTATGCAATGATGGTGCTTATAATGAAATAATAATGGAAAAAAGGCAGCCATTAAGTCTGCTGCAGTTTGACCCAGATAAAAAGTTTATTGAATTTGGATCATTTTCAAAAACTTATAATATGACTGGTTTCCGAATCGGTTATGTAGTAGGAAATAGAAACATTATAGATGCAATTTGTAAAGTAAAGAGCAATTTGGATTCTGGTCAATTTATTCCAATACAGTTAGCTGCAGTAGCTGCACTAAAACTTGACAGGAATTACGTTGATAGAGTAAGGAAAGTTTATGATAAGAGAAGAGAAATAGCAATTTCAATTTTAAATGAAAAAAATATTAAAGTTTTTAGTGGTGGCGGAACGTTTTATATATGGTGCAAAATCCCACACAATTATACTACAGATGAATTTTGCGAAGAATTACTGGATCAGAATGGTTTAATTGTTACGCCGGGATATTGTTTCGGAAATTCAGGTTATGGATATTTCAGGATATCTCTGACTAAAAGCTGTGGTGAAATTGAAAAAACACTTAAAAAATTAAAAAAGTATGAATAA
- a CDS encoding GerMN domain-containing protein gives MKKLFLLIIVLALFLTSCTGTNKPGNSSSSKNGVSNSNTTISNSDDKSNNNNAAENKKATTESKKTTTVIKVFLIAIDDNGKSGKKLDTGDSVVAVERVISTPETPLKGALSDLFSIKDRIYGKSGLYNTLYKSNLKVESAKIVNGAATVNLSGTFSLGGVMDIPRVKAQLIETVMQFQSVKSAKIYINGKTLDDALSLK, from the coding sequence ATGAAAAAATTGTTTTTATTAATTATAGTGCTGGCGCTGTTTTTAACTTCATGTACTGGTACAAACAAACCTGGTAATTCTTCATCTTCTAAAAATGGAGTTTCAAACTCTAATACAACTATAAGTAATAGTGATGATAAAAGTAATAACAACAATGCTGCTGAAAATAAAAAGGCAACCACTGAAAGTAAAAAAACAACTACTGTAATAAAAGTATTTTTAATTGCTATAGATGATAATGGTAAAAGCGGTAAGAAGCTTGACACAGGCGATAGCGTGGTGGCTGTAGAAAGGGTAATTTCCACACCAGAAACACCACTAAAAGGGGCACTAAGTGATTTGTTTTCTATAAAAGACAGAATTTATGGAAAGTCTGGTTTATATAATACTTTATACAAATCAAATCTTAAAGTTGAAAGTGCTAAAATAGTGAATGGAGCAGCAACTGTTAATTTATCAGGAACTTTTAGTCTTGGTGGAGTAATGGATATTCCAAGAGTGAAGGCTCAGCTAATTGAAACTGTTATGCAGTTTCAATCTGTGAAGAGTGCTAAGATTTATATTAATGGCAAGACATTAGATGATGCACTTTCATTAAAATAG
- a CDS encoding asparaginase — protein sequence MKKVAVVFNGGTISMKVDPRIKAAVPSLTGEDIMSMVTGIEEFATVESYTFSNVPSPHMTPLNMMELSKFIRKLLDRDDISGVVVTHGTDTLEETAYLLDLTINNEKPVIVTGSMRSSSELGYDGPANLAASICTAITQEARGKGVLVCLNDELNCASEVTKSNSMSLNTFKSPYFGPVGIVDNNEVIFYRDTLKKQHIKTDVIETKVDLIKCVSGLDSRIIDYYISQGDKGLVIEGLGRGNIPPDMVDGVKRALDKEIPIVLVSRCYESRVLDTYGYHGGGKELKNMGVIFGDNLPGQKARIKLMVALGAYGNDNKKIREIFEKDHYIK from the coding sequence ATGAAAAAAGTAGCAGTTGTTTTTAATGGTGGAACAATTTCAATGAAGGTGGACCCAAGAATAAAAGCGGCGGTTCCATCATTAACAGGAGAAGATATCATGTCAATGGTAACAGGTATTGAAGAGTTTGCTACTGTTGAATCTTATACTTTTTCTAATGTGCCAAGTCCACATATGACCCCTCTTAATATGATGGAATTATCTAAATTTATAAGAAAACTTTTGGATAGAGATGATATTTCTGGAGTAGTGGTAACCCATGGAACTGATACATTAGAAGAAACAGCATATTTACTTGATTTAACAATAAATAATGAGAAACCTGTAATTGTCACCGGTTCAATGAGAAGCAGTTCTGAACTGGGATATGACGGGCCAGCAAATCTTGCAGCTTCAATTTGTACAGCAATTACCCAAGAAGCAAGGGGAAAGGGAGTTTTGGTATGCTTAAATGATGAACTAAACTGTGCAAGTGAAGTAACAAAAAGTAATTCAATGAGTTTAAATACTTTTAAGAGTCCATATTTTGGACCAGTAGGAATTGTGGATAATAATGAAGTGATATTTTATAGAGACACTTTAAAAAAACAGCACATAAAAACAGATGTTATTGAAACTAAGGTTGATCTGATAAAGTGTGTATCCGGACTGGATTCCAGAATAATTGATTATTACATAAGCCAGGGTGATAAAGGATTAGTAATAGAAGGGCTAGGGAGAGGCAACATTCCTCCAGATATGGTGGATGGAGTTAAAAGGGCCTTAGATAAGGAAATACCAATAGTCCTGGTTTCCAGATGCTATGAAAGCAGGGTACTTGATACTTATGGATATCATGGAGGAGGTAAGGAATTAAAGAACATGGGAGTGATTTTTGGAGATAATCTGCCGGGACAAAAGGCAAGGATAAAGCTCATGGTTGCCTTGGGAGCTTATGGAAATGATAATAAAAAAATAAGGGAGATATTTGAAAAGGACCACTATATTAAATAA
- the spoIVA gene encoding stage IV sporulation protein A, with protein MESFDIYKDIAERTQGDIYVGVVGPVRTGKSTFIKRFMEIMVLPKIENSYKQQRAKDELPQSGSGKSIHTTEPKFVPNEAVEISLDDNTKLKVRMVDCVGYIVKSALGYMEGENSKMVTTPWYDYEIPFEEAAELGTKKVINEHSTIGLVVTTDGSITDIKREDYVEAEERVVNELKSINKPFIMILNSKHVDNEETIQLKNELEEKYDVPVQAMDVLNMNEQDIEDTLQRVLKEFPVKEININMPEWIEKLDSKHWLKIEFVNVVKSLCKNILKIRDIGKSVDGLRNSEFLDESKINEINMGQGTATVSLKPKHGMFYRILGEVCGQEISGESDLLNILKDMHSAKCEYDKIAQALKDVRETGYGLVPPQLSEMKLEEPEIIKSGNKCIVKLKASAPSLHFIKADIQTEISPIMGNEKESEEMVKNLFEQFENDPSKLWQSNMFGKTLEDLVKDGLQNKLYKMPEDVQIKIQKTLQKIINEGNGGLICIIL; from the coding sequence TTGGAAAGCTTTGATATATACAAGGACATTGCTGAAAGAACTCAAGGTGACATCTACGTAGGGGTGGTTGGGCCAGTAAGAACAGGTAAATCCACATTCATAAAAAGGTTTATGGAAATTATGGTTCTTCCGAAAATTGAGAATTCATATAAACAGCAAAGAGCAAAAGATGAACTGCCACAAAGTGGTAGCGGCAAGTCTATTCACACTACAGAACCTAAATTTGTACCCAATGAAGCAGTGGAAATTTCATTAGATGATAACACAAAACTTAAAGTAAGAATGGTTGATTGTGTTGGATACATTGTAAAAAGCGCTCTTGGTTACATGGAAGGCGAAAATTCAAAAATGGTTACCACTCCATGGTATGATTATGAAATACCTTTTGAGGAAGCAGCAGAACTTGGCACTAAAAAAGTAATTAATGAACATTCAACCATAGGGCTGGTTGTTACTACAGATGGATCCATAACGGATATTAAAAGGGAGGATTATGTAGAAGCAGAAGAAAGGGTAGTCAATGAATTAAAGTCAATAAACAAGCCTTTTATTATGATTTTAAATTCTAAACATGTAGATAATGAAGAAACAATACAACTTAAGAATGAACTTGAAGAAAAATATGATGTACCTGTTCAGGCTATGGATGTACTTAACATGAATGAACAGGATATCGAGGATACATTACAAAGGGTACTTAAAGAGTTCCCTGTAAAAGAAATTAATATAAATATGCCTGAATGGATAGAAAAATTAGATTCAAAACATTGGCTTAAAATCGAATTTGTAAATGTAGTTAAGAGTCTATGCAAAAACATATTAAAAATAAGAGATATAGGTAAATCTGTAGATGGACTTAGGAATAGTGAATTTCTAGATGAATCTAAAATAAATGAAATTAATATGGGACAAGGGACTGCTACAGTATCATTAAAGCCAAAGCATGGTATGTTTTATAGGATACTTGGAGAGGTATGCGGTCAGGAAATATCAGGTGAAAGTGATCTTCTGAATATTCTTAAGGATATGCACTCAGCAAAGTGTGAATACGACAAAATAGCTCAAGCTTTAAAGGATGTAAGAGAGACAGGATACGGATTAGTACCTCCGCAATTGTCGGAGATGAAGCTGGAAGAGCCTGAAATAATAAAGAGTGGAAATAAATGCATAGTGAAATTAAAGGCATCTGCTCCAAGCTTACATTTTATCAAAGCAGACATTCAAACTGAAATTTCTCCAATTATGGGAAATGAAAAAGAAAGCGAAGAAATGGTTAAAAATTTATTTGAACAATTTGAGAATGATCCATCGAAATTATGGCAGAGTAATATGTTTGGCAAAACTTTAGAAGACCTTGTAAAGGATGGATTACAAAATAAATTGTATAAAATGCCGGAAGATGTACAAATTAAGATTCAGAAAACATTACAAAAGATTATTAATGAGGGCAATGGAGGATTAATTTGCATAATTCTTTAG
- a CDS encoding NAD(P)H-dependent glycerol-3-phosphate dehydrogenase has product MCCNVAILGAGSFGTALAVMLSKNGHKINIWDRNEKTVEDINVKRENIKYLHNVIIPSGVNAYNNKKEAINECDYVILAVPSHVIRSICKDIKELVNKDQIIISIAKGIEEHTGKRLSQVIQEELPESPVVILSGPSHAEEVAQDIPTTVVVSSLNMEYADKVQNLFMNNKFRVYTNDDLIGVEIGGAVKNIIALAAGISDGIGCGDNTKAALMTRGMSEIVRIGVKLGGKPETFSGLTGMGDLIVTCTSMHSRNRRAGILIGKGMSLNEAADQIGMVVEGAKACRAFYELKDKIHVDMPITDTLYKVLFEGKDPKYGVYELMTRDKKQESY; this is encoded by the coding sequence ATGTGCTGCAATGTTGCTATATTAGGAGCAGGAAGTTTTGGGACAGCTTTAGCTGTAATGCTTTCTAAAAATGGGCATAAAATAAATATTTGGGACAGAAATGAGAAAACAGTTGAAGATATAAATGTTAAAAGAGAAAACATTAAATATCTCCATAATGTTATTATTCCTAGTGGAGTAAATGCTTATAATAATAAAAAGGAAGCAATAAATGAATGTGATTATGTAATTTTGGCAGTTCCATCACATGTTATCAGGAGTATTTGTAAGGATATAAAAGAACTTGTAAATAAAGATCAAATAATAATAAGCATTGCAAAGGGCATAGAAGAACATACTGGGAAAAGACTGTCACAGGTAATTCAGGAAGAACTTCCAGAAAGTCCTGTGGTAATTTTATCAGGACCAAGTCATGCCGAAGAAGTTGCTCAGGATATTCCAACCACTGTGGTAGTTTCCTCATTAAACATGGAATATGCTGATAAAGTTCAAAATTTATTTATGAATAATAAATTCAGAGTGTATACCAATGATGACTTAATAGGTGTTGAAATTGGTGGAGCAGTTAAAAATATCATTGCTCTTGCTGCGGGAATTTCAGATGGAATTGGATGCGGTGATAATACTAAAGCTGCCTTAATGACCAGGGGAATGAGCGAGATAGTAAGAATTGGAGTCAAGCTTGGAGGAAAGCCTGAAACATTTTCAGGACTTACTGGAATGGGCGATTTAATTGTGACCTGCACCAGTATGCACAGCAGAAACAGAAGAGCAGGAATATTAATTGGCAAAGGCATGTCACTTAATGAAGCTGCTGATCAGATAGGCATGGTTGTTGAGGGAGCAAAAGCATGCAGGGCATTTTATGAATTAAAGGATAAAATCCATGTAGATATGCCAATCACTGATACTTTGTATAAAGTATTATTTGAAGGAAAAGACCCCAAGTATGGTGTTTATGAATTAATGACAAGAGATAAAAAACAAGAAAGTTATTAA